The stretch of DNA TTTGTCGTCAGTTATTTTTTTTTAGTTCATTAATTAAATAATTAATTGGTCTACATACTGACTTAGTTTATAAATATTTAAGTTTATGATCGCTATCTAATTAAATAGCTTGATTAAATCACCGTTAATACATTACTATTAGCCTGGTATAGGCTTGTAGCTCAGTTGGTTAGAGCACACCCCTGATAAGGGTGAGGTCAGTGGTTCGAATCCACTCAAGCCTACTCAGTATAATTATATACTATTATTGTGGGGCTATAGCTCAGCTGGTAGAGCGCCTGTTTTGCACGCAGGAGGTCAGCGGTTCAATCCCGCTTAGCTCCATTTTACTAAATGTAATAAGTTACGTAAGAAAAATCCTGTTGAGTAATTCATGAAGGCGGCTATTCAAATCCAATTACTGAGTCAAGCAGAAAAGTTATGTCAACAACGTCATGCACGTATGACCCCACAACGTTTAGAAGTATTACGTCTAATGATTAAACAAAACAACGCGATTAGTGCCTATGAATTACTTGATTTATTACGTAAATCAGAACCACAAGCAAAACCACCTACTATTTACCGCGCGTTAGATTTTTTAATGGAACAAGGTTTTATTCATAGAGTAGAATCCACAAATAGTTTTATGCTTTGTCATGATTTTACCGATCCTTCACATACATCAGCATTTTTTATTTGCGATCGATGTGGTCATGTTACTGAGAAAACTGCAGAAAATATTAGAAATATTTTGCAAAAAATGGCTGCTAAAGCTAGTTTTACTATGTCTTATAATGTAGTAGAAACACACGGTGTTTGTCCACAATGTAGATAAATTTAGAAAACATAAATAGTTTCATACTAATAAAATTAATTCTTCTACGTAAAATATTATTAATATAAATCAACTAAGTTCACATAAATATAGCCAGAAATTATGCTATTGCCTTATGATTACTGGTCCTGCCTATGGAAACCAAAGGGCTAGTAGTGCTTTGCAGTTTGCTCAAGCATTATTAAATTATGGACACTATATTAAGACAATATTTTTTTATCAAGATGGTGTATATAATGCTAATAAATTTATTACGCCTGCTAGTGATGAAAAAAATTTATTACTTGCTTGGGAAAAATTAGCAATACAACATAAGGTATCTTTGCATATATGTATTACCGCTGCACTACGTCGTGGTATTATAGATGATCAACAAGCAAGAGAGCTAAATTTATCAGGATTTAACTTACATTCTACTTTTAAAATAAGTAGCCTTAGTTATTTTGGACAAGCTGTATTGCACTGTGATCGCTTAATCCAATTTTAGAGAATAATAACATGAAAAGCATTGCTGTAATGTTTACTCATGGACCACATTTTAATGCTTCTGGACGTGAA from Baumannia cicadellinicola str. Hc (Homalodisca coagulata) encodes:
- the zur gene encoding zinc uptake transcriptional repressor Zur, whose product is MKAAIQIQLLSQAEKLCQQRHARMTPQRLEVLRLMIKQNNAISAYELLDLLRKSEPQAKPPTIYRALDFLMEQGFIHRVESTNSFMLCHDFTDPSHTSAFFICDRCGHVTEKTAENIRNILQKMAAKASFTMSYNVVETHGVCPQCR
- the tusD gene encoding sulfurtransferase complex subunit TusD codes for the protein MITGPAYGNQRASSALQFAQALLNYGHYIKTIFFYQDGVYNANKFITPASDEKNLLLAWEKLAIQHKVSLHICITAALRRGIIDDQQARELNLSGFNLHSTFKISSLSYFGQAVLHCDRLIQF